tcccgagcatcaatatatgtcataataaacatattccacaactcaaacacaacaattgcactaaaaatcaaaaagtgccattaaagcaccaagcttgagttccatgaactcaagcttgcttttcacatcCAAAATCACAATTAATCCACTTACAGCAGCTAGCAAATATTATCGGGTCTAAAACACATAATTATGCATCAACATCGAACAATAAACCCCAAAAATCAGATTGCACAACAATCATTAAATCCCCAATTTCATGTTCAAGAGCTAGAACTTACAAGTTAGCTCCAAGCTAAAATTCTCAGCAATCAAACCACACATACAGCCAGAATTAAACATGAAGAACACCCTATAATTCATCCAATTCTCatctaaataaaaattcaaaggaTTCAAGTAATAGCATGCTCAAATTAACAAGAAATCACTATCATGCATCTCAAGAACAACTCCAACTATTTCATGCTTTAAACATTAAAAAATACAGCAgccattttattaaaatttagctAGAAACTACCTCAATCCAAATCCAAGCTAAGCTCAACAATCTTCAAAGTATCAAGCTCCAAAGGTACCACCAAATAAAGCTAATTTCCCACAAGAAAATCAAAGTTtggaaaaaaatagatttagggatagagagagaaaggggtCGGCTGAAGCAAAGAGTGAAGCAAACAATATTcaatttcctttttcttttctttaaaattcaacccttttatcaaaaatatcacaaagttcaaaatgaccattttgcccttaggTCTATAAAGCATGCACACACATACACAAGGGTATTCTAGTAAATTCATActcaataattttcaaataaaaattcagATTATCACCCATAAAttgtaatgccaaataaattaatccaattgtcatttcgggcccgaacccagttcggcccgaaatacccggttgtgactataccgcgccaacgtgtcagaacacacctgaaaagacaacacaggtatactatataataatatagttccattaagcacgtaatcaaattaatttcataattttacccttctcgggtcataattactaaaatgcccctggctcaccaacggggtcttaacataataaaattcatataatttcacatatattgaactatataataatataattcctcaattatacataattatctaattagaatttttctaatccatttcttaattccgggtattacactaagggatatagagatcacagttctctaagtgttatagagatcatgtggagttatgaacataatccagagttcaatagatataaaagatcgttgaacttcatattattcataactttttcacccctatcagatcaaaagatctttctattaaacaaattcttaataattgttttagaatcaacaattattcataaacattgaAATGAAATTCTAAGTATTTACGTAGTATTAACTCTTTGAAGAGTTGAAGATACTATAGATTTTGTGTcaataatcaaaaaatatacacatacaatcattaaaacatatacatataattgGTATTCGCATacacaagataaagtaaatgaagatCAATTCATGAGTGCAATttccaaaatagaaaactttattataaaattctccaaaattaaaagaattgtctgcaacaatatgaaaaatagagaataaaatcccaaactaataattgaaatccaaattgttctgaaactaaaacaattaattcaaaaataaaaaaaaaattgagcttcatcttcatctttgaCTAACTCCACCATTCTGTCCAACCATCTAATTCGACTCGCTAAATAGCATCCGAGTTTAAGCAGCTGGAGCTACTCATTACTTACACTCAACAGCACGTGTCTGGTATAAggcatacaaaaatatatttgagacCTCTTACTGATGATcctaagaaattattttattggctttatcttttctggaatagttgaaacttttccttagataaataaaatctatgtctggaagtcgagaagcttctatagattgccattagaaaataaatgctcaagcatcttactaaagtaagttgcttgcattagagtaagtaaatacTAGGCATAcgacaagccataggtttagataatctcaaacctataatactaggaacaggaagttttgttaagtccattgaatagacttattttttaaaatttcctttcttgtccttgtaatagaaaacttttggttgttccatatgaatgtCTTTAACCATAGttttcttggcttttcttccTAGTTTCTTaatctgacaatccattacttgtttaaactaacaatggattttcatcacaagtgtcttccaagttataacagggtgagttcttTGAAaacctcccactacgacaaggtaccgtgatttttttttttttgtctaagaatAAACAGGGTATTTTCAccaatgagagcaatgttaatgttctctttccattcagggaagttagatccactcagcttattatcagtcaacagtgacaacatgggattggtCATTGTCATATTGGAtactacaaataacaataaatagaaatcaagtaaggtttacacaaaatctcattctgaaattattaacacatacaagtaggaatgacaagcgaaaatactaaaacatacaatcctaaataatttccaaggttttcaacaaactgatatctgTGTCCCGTTcgggcgagagtcaaagctaccatcgattgaatagagttgtcaactcatctaaaatgataaatattctagcaaccttttattcgatcaagacaagaattcaacgttgtcccgtttaggccagagtaaaggctattctatcttatgagcttccaccattgtttcatacttttgtaagccctattaaagtcgccaccattagggtgatccatactaaaataaacacttacaaaaagtacttacctttcgagattctacggcgttaaattgctaatgaacgttcccccattagggaggattactcactaaaacaataactatgtaaaaccaacaatggagatcatatattctaataataataaagctcattatttaaaatgtattttcttctaatatttattttaatctatttattttaaatatatatttatttaattaaaatttcgaattacaattaaaattttaatttaatatttctaaaattatacttagatggatatgaaaataaaatgaattatttccatcttagtaataatttttcaataaatattaagaaaattattcaatttcagttgtattaatttaaattaatttgcaactcaaattttattttctataaatatatatagcattttgaaaaattaaagtatataataatacaattttcgacatgctctaaaataaaataaaaataaatcttcaaaaaattattctaattttatgttggtccaaaattaattaataaaagttaattttcaactaaaatataattttcctatttaataaaatataaagaaaaattcaaatatttaagtatcatgatgaaaataaacttaaatattaattttctatttaattaaagactactagaaaaatacttcaagcaaaaatagatTATATCTAtttagactttcattgactaattaattcattttctaattataatatattttaagtcatttattttaatttatcattaaacgaaaaaatcattgatttaagttggtccaaaattaattaaaataaataattaattttcaacattaatctatttatcataaaaaaaaaaaaaaatgtcttacataatatatgcaatttcgaaaattgattaataaaattaagtaaaatatattttgaaaattattcaaatttaagttcttatgaaattaaaaaaaaaaattccaacttaaaataattttctatttaattaaatatcatgatgaaaatcaacttagatatataattttcaatttaattaaaagtattaaattcaggaagtaaataattaagtacagatgaaaacttaattattaattctaatttaatactagaaaaatatcttttatttaaattgatccacaattaattattaaacaattaattttcaatctaaaatattttcctatttaatattagaaaaaaataactagcactagaaataactatctagaatatattttatttaactaagtgtttttccaaaattagctttaaaatattaaaatgaaaataaatttcatatattttaaaagttaatatgttgctaattaaatttaattaggtTATACTAatgtaattaacctaatacaattatttaaataaggcaaatgggtcttcacaattggggtagttcatgtgagggagaactgggttcagtatgtcgtacccactgttattggccccctaactctcacacaagggccaaaagagaggaatttaacctttaaataaacaattgttattaattgaataagcccaattctaattgggcctaaataaaatttcctaaGTGAAATTtcttttagcaacctagtccatttacttagtaaaacttaaatgggatTTCTATATGCATCTAGGCCCAATAAGctaacacataggctcacacaggtcaaatgatttggatgggccctatcatgttactaggtgtacacagatgaaagaaactacaaaatttaccttttacaaattatttataagatctattgacaattagactatgattaaaattagatcattggatctgtcaacaagttaatcatagcaatttagatcagataaataatatgtttgcaaaaaaaaatttaatgtatacaatataataataaaataatacaaacaaataagtaactgatctggaatatctggaaagtaagctaaaatatctcattttttaaatttttttttaaaaaattaaataaatatcttaactagaattcaaatttaggttattagagaatatttgaaaaaattcaaattcaaaaaactcctaaatttcctaaattctaacaaaaaataaaaaaaaaaatatctaaccatttttcaaatatcaagtttattcaaaatttaaatttatttaaaatttctaataagatgatataataaaatatcttgaattttaaatttagatatttcaatattatattctaagtcttataatttaataaatttataaaaacggaagaaataataatataaaaaaaaaattggtgacAAGAAAACTCTCTCCTGAAACTCTCTCTCGTTGCGATCTGTTTCTCAGGTCGGAGCTATTGCAAAAACTAGGGCGAAGGGGCAGGGGAGGCTGATTCAAGAGGCAAAGAAACACAGGAAAACGAGGCAGAAGGGACCTATGTCTACGGCTGATGCGAAGAAGACGAAAAGGATCGACGAAGTGGTGGAAGTGGAGCTGATAGAGTTCTCGGAGGAAGATGATGAAGGCCATGTTCCTGGATTTGTGGATCATGACCAGGGCGATTTGTTCAGACCTCGACTCTCGCCTAGGTCTTCATTGCAGCAGATTAAGCTTTAGGAAGACATCCAAGCTAATTTTGATTTCTTCATGACAGCAAACCAAAGGTGTGCTACCCCAATTGCTCAAGGTGATCCTAATACTCCCCCTATCTTGCGATCTGGCAGTGTTGTTAGGAACCAGGAAAACTCTTTTAAGAATTCTGAACAGGGAACTAAGGCAAAGGTCAAGATTATTTCGGAAGACATAGAAGATGAGGTAGAGTTTTGGAGACCATCTCTTGTGTGCTATGTGTTAGGGGCAAATCGCCCATTATCTGTCATTGATGGTTTTATTAGAAGATTTTGGAAGGGAGAAGTTGATAGGGTGGGAATGATTACCTATGGAGTGTTCTTGGTTAGATTTAATTCGGTTCAAACCAGGGATAGAATTTTGAATGATGGCTATGTTTTCTTTAATAAGAGACTGGTGATCATGAAAGCGTGGGATCCCGATACAAATTTCAGGAAGGAGGATATCACCTCAATTCCCATTTTGATTCAGGTTAAAGACCTGGAACTAAAATATTTGGTTGAAAAATCCTTGTTTAAGATAGTTGGACAATTAGGGAACCTGCTTCAGGTGGATACAACAATAAAAGAAAGGAATAAACTTACCTTTCCCAGGATGTTAATAGAGGTTTCGGTTCACCAAGAGTTCCCTGATGCTATCTTTTTTGAAGATGAATATGGGGGAAATGTCAAGGTGCCGCTTATGTATGAATGTAAGCCTCTAATTTGTGGCCATTGTAAAGGCATGGGTCATGAGACTGATGAGTGCAGGAAGAAAGCTAGTACAAACCAACAATGGGTAGTCGAAGAGAAGAATAAGGAGGTGAGTAAACCAGAGGCAAATAGAGGGCCTGTTGTAGATGCTGGTGGATTTCAGAAGGTTTCCAAGAGTACAAAGGAGAGGGGGAAGGAAGTAGTTTCTGCAGTTCGTACCATAATGCTTTCCAATCCCTATCTTTGAAACCAGGACCATTTTGTGCTGCTGAAGTAGAGACATCGGATACGCAAGTAATCTCAATCGGGAGTCATGAGATTGCAGCAAATGATCATACTAGAGGAGGGGGAGATCCTTCTCTCCAACATGGATAGAATCCTTAGGTTGAATGTCCGAGGACTCAATGACCAACAGAAGCAAAAAAACAGTTAAGAATGTTATTCTTAATCAAAGAATTGGGCTGGTTGGGTTGCTCGAGACAAGGGTTAAGGCCCAGAAGTTGGGGGCTTTATATCTAAGTATGTTCAGAGGTTGGTGTTTTACTTCAAATATTGCTTGGCATAGAGGGGGAAGAATTATAGTAGCTTGGAATCCAAATAGTTTCAATGTAAGCATATTGAAGTGTACTAGTCAACTTATCCATTTGCTTGTTTCTACAGTATATGGTAAGTATAATTTCTACACTACTTTTATATATGCTTTCAATGACGCTGATGGAAGAGCTGAATTGTGGAAGGACCTACAAGAACTGGTTGTAAGAGAGGAACGGGTAGTATTGGgggattttaatgaaataatgagCAAAGAGGAGAGAATAGGTGACAAAGTGAAGTACaaaactgttggaatttattttaccaggatcttagatctactcacaagtatgtttattaacatcctaaatatgaactttctaaaacgatgaaataaacacatataaagttaagaaaccttacattgggtgcagcggaatataatgactccttccgttcagatatctagcccttgattcctttctgtagcagagcattatcaatatctgaacctggatctctttctctgaatctttgatgctgaaactcctttgctgatgatctttcttcacgatcttcctcactatgattgaggtatcacttgatgtgtgtgggcactactcaaatcactaaggatttcgaaatattgaagaagagagagagtggtcagctaaagatagggagagagaaggctcagtttttctgaatagcaaaagttagaagaaaagtgtgtttttcctgaagccttcactatctatttatagcattccactagggttagatttgaattatatggcattaaaataatgaaaaaatcaatttaaaaaagctacaaaggtggccggccatacacttaatggattgggccttactttttgcaattttgcagttttaccctttctgcatctgattttctcaaaaatgccaattttctaattcaaccatttaaactccaattctaactatttaataactataaacaattattaaataatattgtcatttatcatatttattaattgaaccatacaaagtatcataattaacaaatatgcctctataaactctttctttacaatttcgcccttacttagtgaaaaattcacaattagacatagtctaatttgagaattataattgattaatcaaaaccaattacatgagtcttacaagcaatattatctcaactagtggggggaccatgggtctatataatcgagcttccaataagtagatcaagaatttagcactaaaattcactaacttattaattcttcgttgaatccacgcatagaacttagaattgcactctcagtatatagaatgctctatatgttccaccatatagacacatcattagttatccattgttataatcctaatgtgatcaatgatcctctatatgaatgatctacactgtaaagggattaaattaccgttacaccctacaatgtatttattccttaaaacacttgaccccgtataaatgatatttcagcttatgtgaaatgagtactccaccatttatgttcgtttggtcaagctcgaaggagatcatcctttgcttactattcgccagatagaagctatagattccatgtttatgatagcgctcccactcaattgcactaccgtgttctcaaaatgtacgtatcaccctgacctaaaagtaggcttaactaacaaatcaaagaacacgaatagcctttcaagattgagcctaatcataacaggattaagaacatttgatctaggatcaactaggcgatattgacttgaatagatattacggtaagtttaataaatctaagtcaaagttcaatatcggtcccttccgatgcatactccatgcatccaacctgagctttactttaaccaatgttctggaaagaacatagtatttctccaaatacaagtaaactcttgttgtagattatcatatcagtaaaaccctgtgtctgataaatctaggaaactttattcacatagtcatgtttactttccaatgtgttgacgacacaataaacaggatcaaatatgtgaaaagggtttcagatgaatttatacattatgtacatataatcatgaaataaatcatgtgaaccatgcaacattaaatgttatttctgatctatattaataagtaaatctgattatattgaaatgagttttatttagggcataaaacctaacaaaaacAGCAAATGATTTTATCAATTGCATTGAAGAGAGTAAGTTGGAAGACCTAAATCAAGTGGGAGATTTTTTACATGGTGCATGGCAAGGAACGCATAATTCCAAGATTAATAGGGTCTTGGTGAATGAAGCTTGGCTAGAAAAATTGCCTAATTCGGAAGCTGTTTTTTTTACCAGAAGGGACATTTGATCATACCACAGTTGTTTTGGCTATGTATCCTGAAACTTTGAGTGGAAAGAAGCCattcaagtatttcagaatgTTGTCATCACACAAGCTTTTCAATGGCATTATTGCTAAGATATGGCAGCAACAGATCAAAGGCACTATGAAGCTAAAGAAATAGAGTTGAAGCAACTACTTGCAGCACTCCAGGAAGATCTACATAAAGAGCCCTTCAATATAGACTTACAGGAGAAGGAAAAGGACACTAGgcagtgttggaaatattttacgaggatctagatttaataccaagtatgtttgattaacatcctaatatgaattctaaaacaataaaataaacacataatagtttaagaaaactttacattgggtgcagcggaatattatgactccttccattcagatctctagcccttgattcctttctgtagcagagcataatcaagatctgaatccggatctctttctctccttctttgatgttgattttccatagtcttacatactatgattgaggtaccactggatgtgtgtgggcactactctatcacacaaggaatttcgaaatttatagaggaaaagagagagaaagtggcgtgTAGGCTTTTTCTGAAGGAAATAATGTGCAAAGTTATAAGTTTCCTAAAGCCAagactttctatttatagaatgccatctaggtttaggttagaattgtatgacattaaaataatgaaaaaataaatggtaaagactttgcatagtgggcggccatataaggaaattgggcatcactttgcaactttcccattttgttatttttcattcccattttctcaaaaatgccaattttctaatttaaccatttaaatgccaattctaattatttaataacttaaatataattattaaataatattttcttttaatatatttattaattaagacatataaagtctcttaattaataaataaacctggaatctcttttctttacaatttcgcccttggtTAGTGAAAactcataaagtagacatagtctaactttagaattataattgattaattaaaatcaattaactgggtcttacaagcagtatggtctcaactagtatggggaccatgggcctgtaTTTCCGAGCTTcaaataagtcgaaccgaatttaccaagtaaattccctaacttattaattccttattgaatccacacttacaacttgaaattgcactctcagtcatatagaatgctctatatgttccacgatatggacacgtcattag
This region of Cannabis sativa cultivar Pink pepper isolate KNU-18-1 chromosome 7, ASM2916894v1, whole genome shotgun sequence genomic DNA includes:
- the LOC115696450 gene encoding uncharacterized protein LOC115696450, with protein sequence MTANQRCATPIAQGDPNTPPILRSGSVVRNQENSFKNSEQGTKAKVKIISEDIEDEVEFWRPSLVCYVLGANRPLSVIDGFIRRFWKGEVDRVGMITYGVFLVRFNSVQTRDRILNDGYVFFNKRLVIMKAWDPDTNFRKEDITSIPILIQVKDLELKYLVEKSLFKIVGQLGNLLQVDTTIKERNKLTFPRMLIEVSVHQEFPDAIFFEDEYGGNVKVPLMYECKPLICGHCKGMGHETDECRKKASTNQQWVVEEKNKEVSKPEANRGPVVDAGGFQKVSKSTKERGKEVVSAVRTIMLSNPYL